The sequence below is a genomic window from Uranotaenia lowii strain MFRU-FL chromosome 2, ASM2978415v1, whole genome shotgun sequence.
TTTCGCAACACCGGATCCGCAGGAAAGGCACATACTTCATTCGATTTGAGCTTGGTCGCGCCACAGTAAGGAACGCAACACTGGATCATGCTTCTGTGATGGAATAGTAGACATTTTAAAAAGAAGTTTTCAATCATATTgagaaataatttaattttatgttgagaaacaatttaataaaaaaaatttttaaaaaaaattagagagcTAGCAGATAAAAAGCTCTGCTAATTTTTAGCTTAACTAACTGAAAAACACTACCTAATTCTTTTAGGTTAGGTCATAATTTCGTCATCAATCTGGTTCAAAATCTTATAACAAATTCGGAATTTAAAAATGCTCTGAAGATTGTTTTGACAGGAGATAATATGGATATAAAGTTTTActggaattaaaaaaagtgaatttttttagaactgtctttacccctaaatttatgcaccatccttaaaattcttaaagtaaagataaatgaaaataaactccTGATCTTTTGTGGTCAAAGTTAGCTATCGATTTGAGTTTCAGATTCTTCTCGGGATAATAATTCTTCATAACACGATTTTAAACAGTGCTCTATTTTTCTTAACATTTTTatcttcatacttttttgaacgAATTAAAAAGACCtcgttttataaatatttacatTTGATGTTATAGTACTCAAGTCTCCTGTAGCTCTGAGGAATAACTAATAACTTACCTTTTGTAAgtaacaaattgaaataaattgattttttttaattatttaaaaaaaatttcttctaaacGCCGATGAAGCTCTTTGTTGGTAAACACAAGTTACACGCTCATATGAGAGTAGccattttttcatactttatcTTTGAATACTTAACTTACCCAGAAACAAGTTTGACAGGTTACaactggcaggatcgccaattgTAGTATTTCGCCGTTTTTTATCATCAATTTAGATGGAATTGCGCGATCACAATGCAACAGTGCCAAAGAAAAGCCATTTGAAAGTGAGATTCAGCAGCATCATTTGGGAACAAATAGAACATTCTTAAATCTTcgtgtggaaaaaaaatcgaaatcaagTTTCTTGGTAGCTTTGCAAATCGGAATGTTCGAAGAATTCGATTGAGGaattggtacacaatttgaaacAATGTCATGGTCTGACTGAACATGATAGCTTTTATGTTTAATTTGCAAAAGAATGTCGACAGgcataattttcttaaaacgtGATACTCACGACTCAGTTTcccttaaaaaagaaaacataataATCAGTAAGGATAACGTTGGAAGAATAGATGATAAGTTTTAGCTTACCTATTGTCTGGAAGCATCAAACACGTTTTCACAAGCCTTCAACTCAAAGGTTCGGCTTTGACGGAAACATTCGTTAGATTCTCGAAATTTGGATCCGTTTTGTGTTTCCACATATGTGAGTTATAGCTTTTCAGAGCATCAAACGACTTATTGCAAACTATACACACATACGACTCGTGATAGGCATGGTCGAATACAAAATGTTTGGTCAATTTCTTCGGTTCCAGGAAATCCTTCTGGCAGAGGTAACATATTGTGTCATTGTCTAAATTCTCGGCCGAATCGGCTTCAGCCTTTCGAGAAGTTTTAGATTTCTTGAGCACATGTGTATTGGTTTTATTACTTGGAGTTTCATCTATCAAACGTCGAACGTCTTCACAGTCAGATacattttcagttttcaacCAGTTAAGCGAAGTGGACTCAATTTGAATATCTTCCAATACCAAATCTTTGGTATCTTCCATTGATTCAGTTCCTACATGATTTTCGATCGCATCTTTACTCGTATTAACTTCCTCTGCAGATATCTTAACGCAATTAGGCGCACTTCCGGGAATTTcatcttttgttttgtttgtttcttctAACCGAGACACTTTTCGTTTCCCAAGTGATGCCAATGGCTCAACTTCTGTTCGTAAAACTTTAACTTTTCCACTTTTACGTTTGTTTTTGAAACtcttacaaattttttgcatatcaAATTCATGTTCCCTTCGACTCTTTAAGACAcgctttagaaaattttgcgtgatatCCAGTTTGATGGTGCACTCGCTACACAAATATTCACCGAGGGCAGTGGCAGGACTCCAGTTGAAAAGCTTTTCTGTCACGTTCTCCGACAATGCACACAACGCTGCTGGAAACATTTCCTCTTTGCATTCAAATTGGTAGCACAATTGGCACGTTTGTATTTCAACGACCCTAGAATCtctgaaaaaatatatagagTTTAGAAAAAATGTCCTAAATTTCACAGTTGCTAGCAATCTCACCGCATGAATCGTAGTGGTTCTAGGAAGATGACGGACCTATCGCTGCCCAGCTTCTGCGAACTGTTCATGAAATGCCATATGCAGATCGTGGAGCTTGGAAGGTTTTCGGCTGTCAGCGCATAACCTGTCCCAACGCCAACGGCATTCAACCATCGTTCCCGCAGCTCCTTGCCCGTGGGTAAATCTATGAACTCGTGCTTCTTAGATTTAAGAAAACAATTCGGCACACAGCAACGCATTTCACGTTTTCGGGTACGGTGGTTTCTGTGAAGAAAGAAGTAAAAAGCTCCAGAGCTGTTTCAAATTCTCTATTCAAGTACCCAGTAACATGAGCTTACTCAAAATgaagtaaaacaaaaacttaaatgcAACACATCGATTGACAAATACtcatttttgaggaaaaactATGCAAGTCGAGATAGCAGCTTAAAAGTTTGCGTGCTACCTGAGCATGCAATGTTGCACACAAGTTCGACTAGAAAACAATATTCATGTTTTCTCTTGCTAGTGGCCGCAAATAATTGGTAATAATGTTCATCAATCTAAAGAATCGTTATTTCTTTTATGATCATTAAGACAATAATAATTACCTTCTTACCTCGAACAGGAAACGAAAGccgtttcaaagatttttcccTATTTAAAGCGGAATTTCCTGCACAGAAGCTGCACGCAACACTCAACCAAGTTTTGCTTTACTTTTACACTCTTCGATGAAAAGCGGCAATCGGCAGCTATGCGAGATGCAAATGAAAACAGCACTTTATTCGAcagttaaaaatattgatttatataatAATTTCTTATTTCATTATATTAGACGAATATAGCGGATTAGAGAGAACATTTAATATGCGAAtggggaaaaaatatttattaaatattcaatGACGTTATAGACAACATAATCTAAATTTGAGGATCctcaaggaattttataaaattagaaaagaatttttttaatattgtatgGAAATAGAACGCCGCAATTGAAAGTGGTCATCAATTTCATGTATACGATTATATTCAACAAGCGATCTTTAAgcggaaaataaaagaaaaaaactttttgggggagttttttttgtagCAGCGCTACGTCTGAACATTCAAATCAAGTGAATCAAAGCACATATTCAtaactgaaatttatttaaaaaatttaaaattaaatcatatTATTTTAAGAATCCTTCTTACATAAGTTAaaggttattttattttatagccATTTGAAAACTTCATCACATTTCCAACCTAGAACGCGGGCTAGTCGTGCGTATATCGTTTGTGGGTTTCCAAAGACGCTAACGTTTTGAACGACTTGGGACACAAGTCACACGTGACTCGATTGCCGGTGTTGTGGTATTCCATATGCTGCTGATAGTACTTCATGGTGTTCACCGTGAAGAACTCCTTGTTGCATATTTCGCACCACAGGTACTGGTCCTTGTCCAACGGCACCCCGTGATGATCCCGTCGATGGGTGTTAAGTTTGTGCAGTGACTCGTGCTTTTCACCGCATTCAGCACAAATCGTATCGTGCGTTTTAATGTGCTTTTTCAGCGCTTGATTTGATAGAAATACCTTGTCACACGGTTGACAGGCAAATATCTTGTCCGAATGGCTCTGGCGAACATGCTGCTCAAGTTCAGAGGCAGCGGTGCAGTTTGTATCGCACAATTTGCATTGAAAGGTTTTAAGTTCGTTATTTTTGCCCCAATGAGCCTTCTTTTGATGCTTACCTACCGAGCTTTTGGCTACAAATGTTTTGCCACAAATTTCACACTCATATGGACGCTCTCCGGTATGCAAGAAGAGGTGACTGTCGTAGCTTTTTTTCAGCAACCGTTTCTGACACACTTCGCAGTTAACGTAGAGATATTCTTTCGGTGCCTTACCGTGAGCAGTATGAACATGCCGATCCAAATCCGCTTGATGGCAATGTAGCTGGCCACATTCATCGCATTTGAACTTGCCATCGTGAATTCGTTTATGATCTCGAAGTTGTTTGGCAGTGAAGTAAACTTTGTCACACATATCACACTTGAAGTTGCGATACTCCACTCCCGGATGGACTGTGCTGAAATGTTCTATGACGTCTTTTATATGTCTGAAAAGACTGTCACATAAGTTGCACACTGTGTAGCGCTGTCCCTTGAAAACTTTCACGCCTGCAGGACTTTTGTTTTCCTGAGGGATTCTCTGAAAATTCGAatgatttaaattataaatcttTGCAGTTTTATAGTAACAAACATCCTACTTTTCGTTTTCTCCTCGATTTTTTCGAATTGCTTGAATCACTTTGAGCTTCTGCCTCGTAATCTGGATCATTGTCATCGGAATCAAATGGTTCagaatcttcttcttcttcttcccgCTTCCGACTTTCTGGATTGGAAGAAAGATTGTTACTGCATTCTGACACTATAGTTGGTTTCAGCTCTACATGCTCAAAATCATCAACAGAAGGAGGAATTTGAGACTCATTTCGGTCACAACCAAATGAATCAGCCTCAACCAGACAAACTGGTTCAATTTTGATTTCCCCTTGAATAATCCCAGCCGATTGGATTCCGTAATCTTGAAGTTTGGTGTTCAATGTCATTTGCCTCCAGTTAGCTTCTTCGATAAGCTTCTGGAAAGCATAAGTTATATCGATTTGAACTGTACATCGTTCACAGAAATAGTTCTTGGAATGTAAATCAGTGGACAATTTAAACAACTGTTCAGCCAATTCTCGAACCGTCCATTGAGATGACAGCTGACTTTGTCCATCGAACATGCATCCGGCTACGTCTGCTTGACAGCATAAACGGCAACGCACCACTTCGAGCAGAAGGCCATTCCTAAAAGTAATCTAGATatttgaatcaatcttcaataATTGTACTTAAATGAAATCACCTCTCAAACAGAACGGGTTCCCCGAAGGCTTCGTTCGATGACCGTCGTCGTTGGAAATGTTTCTGACATACCACAAGATTATCATTGGCCGCTACCAGTTGCCCGGTTCCAATTTGGATTGCACTCTCCCAAAGGCTCCGCAGTTCCTCATCCCGAGGAAAGTGAGCCGCCCAATCGTTAAGAAGCAGTTCTGTCGAGCAATCCGGAACACAGCAGTAACGCATGGTCGTTCAGGTGCCTTGTTACTAATAGTTTTTACTAGAATAGAGAATAAACAGCTAATTTACATAAATGATTTTGCATTAAAGCACTTTGCAGATTTATgaactttcttcttcttcttctttctactTGAACTGCttatacactgaacccaaattcactcttaaaatacacatgatttttcacttaaaaacaaggatccagtgattttcttccattcaagtgcgacatatacatttcactcggcagtcacttaaatttcaagtgaattcatccacattcacttcagtcgtcacttgaatttgaagtgagaaaaaatattcacttccccatcacttgaatttcaagtgaatgtcgggttgtatttgtgtttattttcagagttcaaaatggcaaattctaaagagcagcgtttaaagcttattctggatttggatttttccgattttttactaggcgattttggcggtagtttgtgttaaacgtgatttaagaaaaagttatttaaaggcgttatcatgtttcagcttgtggattgatctggacagatttttctggtttgcagcagggaagatttagaagtggcactatccgcagtaaccgatctgccttgggattacgatggaattttccaatcaataaatttatggcgaaagcgtaatgtaagtatttgaaatcaaagtggtgttctataaatgttcttttatttaaaaacgcgagagataattaactagaaacttacttagaaattcagataaatttcactcgaacgtcatagtgtaattcacttgaccggtcacttaaatgaattcacttgacccatcacttaaaattcaaatgaaattacgtatggcgagaatttactacagatgtcacttattttttaagtgagaattattttgggtgtatgcAACATCGATGATCTGCCAGCACCCGcttaacaaaataaatgcttGGAATGCTTGAAAGAATGCTTGGATTCCAAGCATTCTTCAAGCATTCCTCCCATTGAATTCAAGCATTTAATGGCCCAACCGATTCTACTTGAATCAGTTTTCCCGGTTCAAAATGACAGCTCTCGTTGACATCTGTCATGGTTTgaatgtattggtgtgatttctCCATGCTTGTGTGTTAGTGCATGAGTGCATTCGTGtgcgtgtttttttatttggtggAGGTAGgggatgattttcaaaaaaaaaaaaaaatgttagaatttaattttctctaatttttatttaatattttttaacaatcctAGCTTTCTTTCTCATAGTTAtgtatataataaaaaaatcacatttgctTTCATACCACACTTTTTTTATCACCGCTAGCGAGGAATTGGTGACATCCGAACGACAGGGCGCACCCGTCCGGAAGCTGTTGGCTTTTCATGGCACTTCAGCGGCAGGTGTTGCGATCCATCTTCAGTACTCGTCCACACCTGATGGACGCAAAGGCAGGAATCCTTCAGCTGCTCTAGACACTCAATTGGTTTTTCCGTtacctgaaataaaaattgaaggttaacataaaatatttaatagCAATATCTAACAAAAATTACCTCCATCACGATGCTGCTGCTGAAACAACTTGTGACAAAATGGCCGTTGAAAACTAAGAGATTATTTCAGGCCTGCTTGGATCACTAACACTCACAAGCAGAAAGTCGTTAAAATAATCAACCGTGTGTTGTATtcatttgtttatgattttgcGCTCATGTATGTGTGCAATCAGGCAATCAGCTGACTGGAAAGATGCACGTTAATCGTTGAGACCCCAATTTTTGATATATAACGCAGCCCTACGCGAGAAATTTTTGGCTCAACCACAACCCTACGCGCGGAATTGTTCGctcaaggttttaaaagggcctGCGGGCAGTTCTGGATTAAGGGCCAGTAACTTAGACTATATGCCCTGTGTTGCAgctttttataatttataaatcTGCTTTGATTTCTCTCaagaattttgttatttgttcgtAGTGCGATATGTTTCTTGATTTGAATAGTTCTTCCAAGTTCGAATATTTGTTGTTGAAGTCGTACTTTAATCTCGATGATTCGAAACGTGGGCAAGCGAGGGTTATGTGATTTGAAGTTTCAGGTTCTTGGCATAATTCGCAGTTAGCATCGTcccgaattttcatttttgctagCCAATACTTGGAGAAGTCATGGCCAGCCATCAAGCGATTCAGGAGCCGGACGTCCCTTCCTTTTAAATCTTTTCCCACGAACCATGGAATCGTGGAAAAATCTGGTTGTATGGAATAAAAAGTCTTTCCTTTTTCTAACGAGTAACGTTGATACCATTCTGTAG
It includes:
- the LOC129743110 gene encoding uncharacterized protein LOC129743110, encoding MRYCCVPDCSTELLLNDWAAHFPRDEELRSLWESAIQIGTGQLVAANDNLVVCQKHFQRRRSSNEAFGEPVLFERNGLLLEVVRCRLCCQADVAGCMFDGQSQLSSQWTVRELAEQLFKLSTDLHSKNYFCERCTVQIDITYAFQKLIEEANWRQMTLNTKLQDYGIQSAGIIQGEIKIEPVCLVEADSFGCDRNESQIPPSVDDFEHVELKPTIVSECSNNLSSNPESRKREEEEEDSEPFDSDDNDPDYEAEAQSDSSNSKKSRRKRKRIPQENKSPAGVKVFKGQRYTVCNLCDSLFRHIKDVIEHFSTVHPGVEYRNFKCDMCDKVYFTAKQLRDHKRIHDGKFKCDECGQLHCHQADLDRHVHTAHGKAPKEYLYVNCEVCQKRLLKKSYDSHLFLHTGERPYECEICGKTFVAKSSVGKHQKKAHWGKNNELKTFQCKLCDTNCTAASELEQHVRQSHSDKIFACQPCDKVFLSNQALKKHIKTHDTICAECGEKHESLHKLNTHRRDHHGVPLDKDQYLWCEICNKEFFTVNTMKYYQQHMEYHNTGNRVTCDLCPKSFKTLASLETHKRYTNHRTRKREMRCCVPNCFLKSKKHEFIDLPTGKELRERWLNAVGVGTGYALTAENLPSSTICIWHFMNSSQKLGSDRSVIFLEPLRFMRDSRVVEIQTCQLCYQFECKEEMFPAALCALSENVTEKLFNWSPATALGEYLCSECTIKLDITQNFLKRVLKSRREHEFDMQKICKSFKNKRKSGKVKVLRTEVEPLASLGKRKVSRLEETNKTKDEIPGSAPNCVKISAEEVNTSKDAIENHVGTESMEDTKDLVLEDIQIESTSLNWLKTENVSDCEDVRRLIDETPSNKTNTHVLKKSKTSRKAEADSAENLDNDTICYLCQKDFLEPKKLTKHFVFDHAYHESSMIQCCVPYCGATKLKSNEVCAFPADPVLRKRWKTAIEVGTEMWMRDEQLLEDALVCRKHFEGAQYSGSDFREPTLFYRENVLLRIATCTLCLRFESIDSCFKANNPMSFGETLVELAHRYFAISPVEDIDRPTDPVICTQCTVQIDMTHRFVEQINDCRKIQQAIEHKVESHKSDDLRVHTKRKRSTSSEQNDFAKPFVKNEPLEDEEASNSSDSVEPDQSSTATIKPIARRKLYHLSKCFLCNKDMANRENLVKHLTYEHKFEKSYECLDCQMKFSTLRKYNIHLGLHQPEGRPFKCEHCAIRFQLLSHRLHHETNRHGIDHGLNKHDHSKRRHSCGSCHRKFFKSEELEQHKLNEHGQALVQCNVCGKQFAARHLLEQHVRIHLHPHKCKFCKCPCRTEQDLLEHLKEAHYEESKKLIATCRYCNQQFSNRKLITKHLQAQPSCNPRIPPVASWKRKGTAQYPTCNLCPISFDNLTDLHKHFMDIHPSTQFETLPCGTCHKVYFTRVQLNFHQRIHADMFGCQECGKTHYRKTALESHMKIVHGHGDANERLVECTLCQRKLRPQNLQAHMRKHSQEKPFQCDHCEMKFVSRSFCIRHVKRVHPEEGQTDVAGDKTEIKIEPDDVMEQTESQSPDVTRVKPEIRLKVECQD
- the LOC129746850 gene encoding uncharacterized protein LOC129746850, coding for MRCCVPNCFLKSKKHEFIDLPTGKELRERWLNAVGVGTGYALTAENLPSSTICIWHFMNSSQKLGSDRSVIFLEPLRFMRDSRVVEIQTCQLCYQFECKEEMFPAALCALSENVTEKLFNWSPATALGEYLCSECTIKLDITQNFLKRVLKSRREHEFDMQKICKSFKNKRKSGKVKVLRTEVEPLASLGKRKVSRLEETNKTKDEIPGSAPNCVKISAEEVNTSKDAIENHVGTESMEDTKDLVLEDIQIESTSLNWLKTENVSDCEDVRRLIDETPSNKTNTHVLKKSKTSRKAEADSAENLDNDTICYLCQKDFLEPKKLTKHFVFDHAYHESYVCIVCNKSFDALKSYNSHMWKHKTDPNFENLTNVSVKAEPLS